One genomic region from Candidatus Cybelea sp. encodes:
- the pyrE gene encoding orotate phosphoribosyltransferase, which translates to MSAPLDLPAQLARRGALLEGHFRLSSGRHSDRFVQKFRILEDPQLLEAVAVQIAARFREARPTIVVGAAVGGILLGYEVARQLGTKAIFVEKENGVPVLRRGFALDASDRVLVVEDVVTTGLSVREVVGVVRSSGAAVVGIGVIVARTEMDFDAPASALLHLPIVSYDAADCPQCRSGEAITDPGSRRR; encoded by the coding sequence GTGAGCGCGCCGCTCGACCTTCCCGCGCAGCTGGCGCGGCGCGGGGCATTACTGGAAGGACACTTTCGGCTGAGTTCGGGGCGTCACAGCGACCGATTCGTACAAAAGTTTCGCATCCTCGAGGATCCGCAACTTCTCGAAGCGGTCGCCGTGCAGATCGCTGCGCGCTTCCGCGAGGCGCGGCCGACGATTGTCGTCGGGGCAGCGGTGGGCGGCATACTGCTCGGCTACGAAGTTGCGCGGCAACTCGGAACCAAAGCGATCTTCGTCGAGAAAGAGAACGGCGTCCCGGTACTCCGCCGCGGCTTCGCGCTGGACGCCTCGGACCGCGTACTGGTGGTCGAAGACGTCGTGACGACCGGGCTCTCCGTTCGCGAAGTGGTCGGCGTCGTTCGTTCGTCGGGCGCTGCCGTCGTCGGCATCGGGGTGATCGTCGCGCGGACCGAAATGGACTTCGACGCACCCGCGAGCGCGCTGCTGCACCTGCCGATTGTCTCGTACGACGCCGCGGACTGCCCGCAGTGCCGCTCGGGCGAAGCGATCACCGATCCGGGATCCCGCCGCCGGTGA
- a CDS encoding DUF6249 domain-containing protein, which produces MDDNFVPAIAIVVVFGFPCAVWLVSRVLAHQERMEMMRRGFMPPPDSREMRRAMKRGWVPPTASGPSLDQYEYQSKLAAQQQMRKGIQVAFIGFALLIGLGFIGYHHGIVVPGPWLLGGLIPLFVGVAQIVSAVLSGATISVPSGRPQYHATFTPSSGPPPENATEGAVPPGPAYGGWRPGPIPGIEKPASPPDYRS; this is translated from the coding sequence ATGGATGACAACTTTGTCCCGGCAATCGCTATCGTGGTCGTCTTCGGCTTCCCGTGTGCGGTTTGGCTCGTCTCTCGCGTCCTGGCCCACCAGGAGCGAATGGAGATGATGCGCCGAGGCTTCATGCCGCCTCCGGACTCACGCGAAATGCGCCGGGCGATGAAGCGAGGATGGGTCCCCCCCACGGCGTCCGGGCCTTCGTTGGACCAGTACGAATACCAGAGCAAGCTCGCCGCCCAGCAGCAGATGCGCAAAGGAATCCAGGTAGCTTTCATTGGCTTCGCCCTGCTGATCGGCCTCGGATTCATCGGGTATCACCACGGAATCGTCGTGCCCGGGCCCTGGCTCCTCGGCGGCCTGATCCCGCTCTTCGTGGGGGTGGCGCAGATCGTAAGCGCCGTCCTCAGCGGAGCCACCATCTCGGTTCCTTCGGGACGCCCGCAGTACCACGCGACCTTTACCCCTTCGTCGGGCCCACCGCCCGAGAACGCGACCGAGGGGGCGGTGCCCCCGGGACCGGCTTACGGCGGCTGGCGGCCCGGACCGATCCCCGGGATCGAGAAGCCCGCTTCACCTCCGGACTATCGCAGCTGA
- a CDS encoding response regulator transcription factor has translation MENRVAPERRPYRILVVEDDAAISRVLQLELEHERYEVDVARDGLAGLEKALKEPDLVILDLMLPRMDGIEVCKRIRAKSRVPIIMLTARDRVPDRIAGLDVGADDYVTKPFSTEELLARVRARLRERTPQGNVIEYRDVVMDRDRHEVHRDGKPISLTAKEYALLEYLLLHRNKVHTRDELFNGVWGSDFLGDSNLIDVYIRYLRGKIDDGFDDKLITTVRGVGYTIKD, from the coding sequence ATGGAGAATCGCGTAGCGCCGGAACGGCGTCCGTATAGAATCCTCGTCGTCGAGGACGACGCGGCGATCAGCCGCGTCCTGCAGCTCGAGTTAGAGCACGAACGGTACGAGGTCGACGTCGCTCGCGACGGCCTCGCCGGCCTGGAGAAAGCCCTCAAAGAACCGGACTTAGTCATCCTCGACCTCATGCTTCCACGAATGGACGGCATCGAGGTCTGCAAGCGCATACGCGCCAAGAGCCGCGTCCCGATCATCATGCTGACCGCTCGCGACCGCGTTCCCGACCGCATCGCGGGGCTCGACGTCGGCGCGGACGATTACGTCACCAAGCCGTTTTCCACCGAAGAGCTGCTGGCGCGCGTACGCGCTCGGCTGCGCGAGCGGACGCCCCAAGGCAACGTCATCGAATACCGCGACGTCGTCATGGATCGCGACCGCCACGAAGTGCACCGCGACGGAAAACCGATCTCGCTGACCGCCAAGGAGTACGCGCTGCTCGAGTACCTCCTGCTTCACCGCAATAAGGTACATACGCGCGACGAGCTCTTCAACGGCGTCTGGGGGAGCGACTTTCTTGGCGACTCGAACCTCATCGACGTCTACATCCGCTACCTGCGCGGCAAGATCGACGACGGATTTGACGATAAACTGATCACGACGGTGCGGGGTGTGGGATATACCATTAAGGATTAG
- the pyrF gene encoding orotidine-5'-phosphate decarboxylase, whose translation MKVEIMAPQLIVALDVPRAQDAEQLVDRLYELDVILKIGLEALCGYPERIFSYCEARDVRTFVDAKLHDIPRTVGAAMAQLVRPTVQIVNVHALGGLEMMRTAVDVAAERAAELGRSAPQVFAVTLLTSIAPEDLNELGLQGGPGENAIRLAALARDAGCAGVVCSAHEVRDLKRFFGEDFLTLTPGIRPAGNAHGDQKRVTTPAEAAACGTDYIVVGRPIVEAADPLAAAKAILEEMSVSA comes from the coding sequence ATGAAGGTTGAAATCATGGCGCCGCAGCTGATCGTCGCCCTCGACGTGCCCCGCGCACAGGACGCGGAGCAGCTCGTCGATCGACTCTACGAGCTCGATGTGATCCTCAAGATCGGTCTCGAAGCGCTCTGCGGTTATCCGGAGCGCATCTTTTCATACTGCGAGGCACGCGACGTGCGAACGTTCGTCGACGCCAAGCTGCACGACATCCCGCGAACGGTGGGCGCGGCGATGGCGCAGCTCGTGCGTCCGACGGTGCAAATCGTCAACGTTCACGCGCTCGGGGGCCTGGAGATGATGCGCACCGCGGTTGACGTCGCCGCCGAGCGAGCGGCAGAGCTCGGCCGCAGCGCGCCGCAGGTCTTTGCCGTCACGCTGCTGACCAGCATCGCGCCCGAGGATCTGAACGAGCTGGGCCTGCAAGGCGGTCCGGGCGAGAACGCGATTCGCCTAGCAGCGTTGGCGCGCGATGCCGGGTGCGCCGGCGTCGTCTGCAGCGCGCACGAGGTGCGCGATCTCAAACGCTTCTTCGGTGAGGACTTCCTCACACTGACCCCCGGCATACGCCCCGCAGGCAACGCGCACGGCGATCAAAAGCGCGTCACGACTCCGGCCGAGGCGGCGGCTTGCGGTACCGACTACATCGTCGTTGGCCGTCCGATCGTCGAGGCAGCGGATCCGCTGGCGGCGGCAAAGGCGATCTTGGAGGAAATGAGCGTCAGCGCGTGA
- a CDS encoding dihydroorotate dehydrogenase, giving the protein MTPSLATRLGKLELAYPTLMGSGCYGSGEEFAPFADLSKIGGIVLKSVTRLPRLGNPTPRLVHTPAGMLNAIGLQNPGIEWYLERELHKYKDRPCKIVGSVAGFSIDDYAYVCERLAARDEIEAVELNVSCPNVAREGETFGCDPDLTERVVAAARATTDKPLIVKLSPNVTDITAVARQAERAGADALAVVNTVRGMAIDVESWRPRLGNITGGLSGPAIRPIAVLAVYEVAQAVNIPIVGQGGIENLSDALEFFLAGATAISIGTANFTDPRIPQRIAGELQAYLARRNLGSISEIVGRANVGISTAYQYEGDEG; this is encoded by the coding sequence GTGACGCCGAGCCTAGCAACGAGGCTCGGAAAGTTGGAGCTCGCGTATCCGACGCTCATGGGAAGCGGGTGTTACGGTTCGGGCGAAGAGTTCGCACCGTTTGCCGACCTGTCGAAGATCGGCGGCATCGTGCTCAAGAGCGTCACGCGGCTGCCGCGTCTGGGTAATCCCACACCGCGGCTCGTGCATACGCCGGCGGGAATGCTCAACGCGATCGGGCTGCAGAATCCGGGCATCGAGTGGTATTTGGAACGCGAACTCCACAAGTACAAGGACCGGCCGTGCAAGATCGTCGGCAGCGTGGCGGGATTCTCGATCGACGACTACGCGTACGTCTGCGAGCGTTTGGCGGCGCGCGACGAGATCGAGGCCGTGGAGCTGAACGTTTCGTGCCCCAACGTCGCGCGCGAAGGCGAGACGTTCGGCTGCGATCCGGATCTCACGGAACGGGTCGTCGCTGCCGCGCGGGCGACGACGGACAAGCCGCTGATCGTCAAGCTCTCCCCGAACGTGACCGACATCACGGCCGTCGCCCGCCAAGCCGAGCGCGCCGGCGCCGACGCGCTCGCCGTCGTCAACACCGTGCGCGGTATGGCCATCGACGTCGAGAGCTGGCGCCCACGATTGGGTAACATCACCGGCGGTCTCTCCGGTCCGGCGATCAGGCCGATCGCGGTGCTCGCCGTCTACGAAGTCGCGCAGGCCGTCAACATCCCGATCGTCGGGCAAGGCGGCATCGAAAACCTCAGCGACGCACTGGAGTTCTTCCTGGCCGGCGCGACGGCAATCTCGATCGGTACGGCGAACTTCACCGACCCGCGCATTCCGCAGCGCATCGCCGGCGAACTGCAGGCCTACTTGGCGCGGCGCAACCTCGGCTCGATTTCCGAGATTGTCGGACGGGCGAACGTCGGAATAAGCACCGCTTATCAGTACGAAGGGGATGAAGGTTGA
- a CDS encoding GNAT family N-acetyltransferase: MKIEVRLGARAGLAALQDQDFIKALGRRCVMSSVGGLRPAAESAAITAFDRLVDLVGAQSHVTLIAQDRERRVGFLLLLDQLPDEVTLLDQGFVAFMAVEPDVRRNGVGTALLAAAEEEARKRGLPHVALMVTEENEAARVLYERAGYRTERRLLSKPL, from the coding sequence GTGAAGATCGAGGTTCGTCTGGGGGCGCGCGCCGGTCTTGCGGCGCTGCAGGACCAGGATTTCATCAAAGCCCTTGGGCGCCGTTGTGTGATGTCAAGCGTCGGCGGCTTGCGGCCGGCGGCGGAGAGCGCTGCGATTACTGCCTTCGACCGCCTCGTCGATCTCGTCGGCGCTCAGTCGCACGTTACGCTGATCGCCCAGGATCGGGAGCGCCGCGTCGGTTTTCTGCTCTTGCTCGACCAGCTTCCCGATGAGGTTACGCTGCTCGACCAGGGGTTCGTTGCCTTCATGGCCGTCGAGCCTGACGTTCGCCGGAACGGAGTCGGAACCGCGCTTCTCGCGGCCGCCGAAGAAGAGGCAAGAAAGCGCGGTTTGCCGCACGTCGCCTTGATGGTCACCGAAGAGAACGAGGCCGCCCGCGTTCTCTACGAGCGCGCCGGGTATCGCACCGAACGCCGGCTCTTGTCTAAGCCGCTGTGA
- a CDS encoding sigma-70 family RNA polymerase sigma factor — protein MRPIRMKAIPEDGELVELTLRGNPEAFASLVERYDRAVYHLSYRMLHHVEDARDVTQEAFFKAFRSLRTFKPGAKFSTWVFAIAYHACCDRLSRRKHDSSDELPDRADPAQGPEQQAIAADDASRLRAAIDELPEKYRTVITLFHLQGQQYEEIANVLGLPMGTVKTHLFRAKEQLRRLLEGTEVTES, from the coding sequence GTGCGGCCGATCCGAATGAAGGCGATCCCCGAAGACGGCGAGCTCGTCGAACTGACGCTGCGGGGAAATCCCGAGGCGTTCGCGAGTCTCGTCGAACGGTACGACCGCGCGGTTTACCATCTTTCGTATCGCATGCTGCACCACGTCGAGGATGCGCGCGACGTCACGCAAGAGGCATTTTTCAAGGCTTTTCGCAGCCTGCGAACCTTCAAGCCCGGCGCGAAGTTTTCGACGTGGGTCTTTGCGATCGCGTACCACGCGTGCTGCGACCGCCTGAGCCGGCGAAAGCACGATTCGAGCGACGAACTGCCCGACCGCGCCGACCCCGCACAGGGTCCCGAGCAGCAGGCGATCGCCGCCGACGACGCGTCTCGGCTACGCGCTGCGATAGACGAGCTGCCGGAGAAGTATCGCACGGTCATCACCCTTTTCCATCTGCAGGGCCAGCAGTACGAAGAGATCGCCAATGTATTAGGACTGCCGATGGGTACGGTAAAAACGCACCTGTTCCGGGCCAAGGAACAGCTGCGCAGGCTTTTGGAAGGTACGGAGGTAACGGAATCATGA